The following is a genomic window from Syntrophorhabdaceae bacterium.
AACAGCTACCAGAACTATAATGTGGCGGTAAATGAGTCGGGTAAGATGATCCATACCTACATGGGCTCCATTAAGCCAAACCTGAACAGCGCCAACTATTGCAGCGCCGGCCAGCTCTCCCCCTTGCTCAAAGACCCGAAGTACCGGACGATCGGGATCGGGACCAGGATCTTTCTGGGTGGCAGTCTCGGCTTTGTGGCGTGGAACGGCACGCAACACAATCCCTCGGCGCTACGGAGCCCGGACGGACTTCCGAGAGCGGGAGCGGGCACCCTTGCCGTGATCGGCGACGCAAAAAAGATGAGCCCGGACTTTCTCAAGGGCGCCAGTTTCGTGGGATACGGCGCCACCATCTTCATCGGTCTCGGCATACCCATACCGGTCCTTGATGAAGAAATGGCGTATTTCACTTCGAGAAGTGACGAGGATTTCAAGGCCCAGGTCGTGGATTATTCCCATGACTATCCCGAACGAATTTCCAGGAGTATCTGTGAGGTCACCTATGCGCAATTAAAGTCGGGGGCGATCATGGTAAACGGAAAGAAGGTGCCCACATACCCCATATCGAGCTATTCAAAGGCTAAGGAAATAGCGTCAATACTGAAAGAATGGATTGGCAGAGGCAGCTTTCTTCTTTCGAGCCCGGTGGCGCCGCTACCCGGCCTCGACACAGGCATCGTTATGAAGACGCTGGAGGAAAGATAAGGGACCATACGCAGAGAGTTATGGGCTTTCGTTGCACGTTGACCCGTAGCCCGTGCTTATGCCCCAAAAGTCGTTCTATATGAATAAAAAAGCTGTATCTCTTCTTTCCGGGGGTCTCGACAGTACCCTTTCTACCAGGCTTATCCTCGACCAGGGGATTGAGGTTGTGGGCCTCCATTTTACCTCTCACTTCGCAAGCAAGAGCGACAAAGAGCGGGGACTGCAGGCTGTCAGGACAGCGCAAGAACTCGATATACGCCTTATCACACAGCATAAGGGGGACGAATACATCGAGATCGTGAAGCATCCTCGATACGGCTACGGGAAGAACATGA
Proteins encoded in this region:
- a CDS encoding homocysteine biosynthesis protein, which gives rise to MKTIEEINEKIKNGKVVVVTAEEMIDITRSKGAKKAAQYVDVVTTGTFGPMCSSGMFLNVGHSKPRIKIGGGKCYLNDVPAYCGIAAVDLYIGATASPDDDPRNTVYPGAFKYGGGHVIEDFVSGKDIKLTATAYGTDCYPRKKIETYINKDTVNEAYLYNPRNSYQNYNVAVNESGKMIHTYMGSIKPNLNSANYCSAGQLSPLLKDPKYRTIGIGTRIFLGGSLGFVAWNGTQHNPSALRSPDGLPRAGAGTLAVIGDAKKMSPDFLKGASFVGYGATIFIGLGIPIPVLDEEMAYFTSRSDEDFKAQVVDYSHDYPERISRSICEVTYAQLKSGAIMVNGKKVPTYPISSYSKAKEIASILKEWIGRGSFLLSSPVAPLPGLDTGIVMKTLEER